The stretch of DNA TAGCGCGTGGTGACGTCCTCCAGGTACAGCACCCGACGGTTCTCCTGGGCGAGGGGGGACGGGAAGGTCAGCATCTTAGACGACGCGGGGAGCCCGATGGAGTCGCGGTACTCGTTCAGCGGGACCAGCGTGCCGGACATGTGCACGGAGGCGAAGCAGTCCGTGACCGCCTGGCAGGCCAGGGAGGGGTCCATGCAATACGCCTCGAAGGCAGGGTTCTCGCCCCCCACCACGAGCTTGACGTAGCACTCCTCGTCAAGCTCGAGCCAGAACAGCAGGAAACCCCCGAGCGAGTGTATGTACGAGCGGGGCAGCCTCCCTTGTTTCTTCTTGCCCTCCCTGATGGTCTCGCCATAAACCATCATGGATTTGGCCGCCGAGGCCAGCGCGGCACTGGTGGCGGTGAAGGAGGCCATCAGCCCTTCCTCCAGGAAGGGCGGGGGGATGAGGCCGTCGTCCTCGATAAGGAACTCATCCAGGGCGGCCCGGAGCCGCTGCTCCGCTACCTCCACGAAGTCCATGACGCTCACGCCCTTCATCACCTCGGGGTCGCCGAACTCCTCCACCTCTTTCCTCACCAGGCCCAGCAGCCGGGAGGACAGCGAGACGGAGCGTATCTCCCTGGCGTACTCCGGCAGATTGTGGGCCTCGTCCACGATGAGCACGGTGTCGGTGATCGGCACATTCAGCCAGTCCAGGAGGTTGTGCCGGATGAACGGCATGAAGAAGTAGGCATAGGGGGCCGTGACCACCCGGGCCTGGGGCAGGAGGTCTTTGATCAGCTCGTGGGGGCACAGCCCCTTCTTGTCGCAATAGCCCACGAATTCCTCCACCGTGGGGAGGTTGTCCCGGCAGTATCGCTCCGCCTCCTTCGGATCGGTCTCCATCATCTTCTCGAAGAAGCGGCACCCCCCGGGCTTCCCTTCGGCCGAGCGCGCTTTCCGCTCGGCGCACAGCTTGGACAGCTCCTCCGGCGAACCGGACCGGAGCTCGGGGTCCCTCTGGATCAGCGGGCAGGTGCTTTGGCGCCCTTGTATCCCCAGCCCCAGCACGGGGTGCGACTGGCCGATCTTCCTCAGCTCCAGCATGACCTGTCGCTGCTGGGAGTTCGTCCGGGTGAGGTAGATCACTTTCTTGTCCTGCTCCAGGGCGGCCTGCAGGACCCCTGTCAGGGAGCATACGGTCTTCCCCGTCCCGGTGCCCGACTCCACCACCAGGTGGCCGCGGTACCTCACGCTGGACGCTATCGAGCTCACCAGGTCCTTCTGGAACGGGCGGGGCGCGTAGGGGAAGAGGTCCATCCAATCCTTTCAACGTCAGGAGCTAGATGACCGTTTCGGTGGGTTCGCCGAATTATGCTCAAAAGGTGAAAAGAAAGAAGGAGATTGGAAAAGAAGTTCAGCTGCTGTTGCGCTGCCAGGCCTCGGCGTCGAGCTCGTCGTAGACCGAGCTCACGTCCTCCGCCTCGGCGTCCATGGCCGACCCGCCCTCGATCAGCTCGGTGATGCGCTCCTTGCGGAACAGCCAGTAGTGGATCCTCCACTCGCGGCCGTCGTACAGGGTGGTCTCCTCCCTCTCGGTCGTGAGGATCCCGGTGTCCTCGAGCATGTAGAACGCATCCCTGTCCTCCGGCTCGAGTATGTTGTCAATGATCCTCTCGCTATAACCAAAGAAGTTGAGGATGTGCTGCGCCATATGCTTCGCTTGCTCTTCCGGCATTCCTTCCCTGTCGATGCCGTTGCGAATGGCCACGGTCAGATCGTCCAGGGTCAAGGTGTCCATTTTCCCCGCCTTCTCACTTTTTGCCATTGTCTTTCCCCTCTGACTCTTCGTTATAGTTTAATCTGGATGGGCCCTTATTATCAGGCCGATGATTCACTTGGGAACAACTTATATAAACAAGTATAGAGATAATTATCAATTTATAGAATTCATCGATATTCTTTTTATACGGTCCCGTACAGAAAGACATGTTTTAGACCGTTCAGTCTTGCAAGGCTCACTATAAAAGGGGATGAGCCCTCATTATCATTTCAGGTAATTATGACGATAGCAGAGTTCAGCGTGGTGCCCATCGGAGCGGGGGAGTCATTGAGCCCATACGTGGCGGAGTGCCTCAGGATCGTCAGGGAGAGCGGGCTCAAGTACGAGTTCACCCCCACCAGCACCATCCTGGAGGGCGGCTATGACGAGGTCATGAGCGTCATCGGCAAGTGCCACAAGAAGGTGAGATCCATGTCCAATCGTGTCCTGACGTCCGTGAAGATCGACGACCGCGGCGGGGCCCAGCACGAGATAGAGCGCAAGGTCCAGAGCGTGGAAGACCAGCTGCAGTGAGTCTCTAAGCCCGAACGGTCGAACCGCAACGATTTTAGCCGCCCCGCCCTTCCGCGTGCTGAGATAGCGCATGCCACACTCTCCATCCCTCCCCTGGGAGCAGCAGCACCGGTACGCCATCCTGCTGCTGGTGCTCGCAGGGGTGTTCATGTCGGTCCTCGACAGCACGGTCGTCACCATCGCGCTGCCGAGCATCACCGCCGACCTTGGCGTGGACATTGCCCTCTCCCAATGGGTCGTCTCCATCTACCCGGTGGTGGAGACCGCGTTCATAATCATCTTCGCCAAGCTGGCCGAACGCACGGGAATGGCGGCCATGTACACCGCGGGCTTGGGGATGTTTACCGTCTCCTCCCTGATGTGCGGCCTCTCCGCCAGCTTGGGCCAGCTGGTGCTGTTCCGGGTCATCCAGGGGCTGGCGGCCGCGATGATGTTCGGCATCTCCTTCGCCATCTGCTTCAGGGTGTTCCCCCACGGGGAGAGGGGCAAGGCCCTGGGCATCCTGGGGTCCTGCGTGGCCGTGGCCATGATGATCGGCCCGCCCGTGGGAGGGTTCCTCGTCGCCGCCCTGGGATGGGAGTACATCTTCTGGATCAACGTCCCGGTGGGCGTGGTCGCCACCGCTGCGGCCCTCCGAGTGATGAAGCTGAACGAGAAAAAGGCCGACCGCCTGGACCTCGACCTAGTGGGGTCGGTGCTGTGGGTCGCCGCCGTCATCACTGTGATGCTGGTGCTGGGCCAGGTGGCTGAGACCGGAAGGATGGACGCGCTGAGCGTGGCATACCTCATCGCCTTCGCCGCGTCCCTGGGCGGCTTCATCGCATGGACAAGAAAAGCTTCCAGGCCGTTGCTGGACCTCTCGGTGTTCCGGATCCGCAGCTTCACCCTCGGAAACCTGAGCATGGCCATGTACTTCATCACCACCAGCGTGGTCTCCATCGTGGGGCCTTTCTATTACGAGGGGTCGCTGGGCTACGGCCCCATGGAGGTTGGCCTGATATTCATGGTCCTGCCGGCGGTGATGATGGTCCTGTCGCCGTTCACCGGCCGCATGTACGACCGGGGCCGCTCCAGCAAGCTCCTCAGCACCTATGGGCAACTGCTCAGGGCCGGTTCCCTGTTCCTCCTGGCGTACGCGTTCGTGTCCGCCGACGTGGTCCTCTCCCTGGCCGCCTTCTTCATCATGGGCGTGGGGAGCGCGGTGTTCAAGAGCCCCAACGAGGCCGAGGTCATGTCGGCGCTGCCGCGGGAGAAGACCGGCGTGGCCTCCAGCGTGACCGCCACCGTAAGGAACATGTGCATAGGCATGGGGCTGTCCGTCGGAACGCTCCTGCTGGTCCTGCAGATGGGGCAGGTCGACTATTCCGCCGTTCACGGCGGTCCGCTGATGGACGAGCTGGCCATGGCGGCCGCCGTCGCCATGGCGGTGAGCGGCGCAATGTCCCTGGCCGGCGCGTACATGTCCTACAAAGGCAACCCGCAGATCAGAGCGGCGGACCGGCAGGGAAGCTAAGGGGTGCCGGGCAGAGCGCTCACTGTCAATCGGAATATAAGAAATGGGAAGGGGGCGGGCTCTCGCCCGACGTTCAAATCTGCAGGTATTCGCGGGTGCCCAGCTTGGACAGCTGAATGGAGCGGACCTCGCGGAAGTCCTTGCTGGCCAGCATCGCCTTGACCACGTCGTCCCCCGCGGGATGGTCGACAGAGATCAGGAGAAGCGCCTTGCCGCCCTTCTCCTCCCTGCCCAGGCCCATGCGGGCGATGTTGATGCCTTTGTTCCCCAGGATCGTCCCCACCTTGCCGATGACGCCGGGGACGTCGGAGTGCATGGACATCAGGAAGTCGCCCTCCAGGGGCATATCCAGGTCGAACTCGTCGATGCCCAGCATCCTTGGTTCCGACCCGGGGAAGGCGGTCCCGCGGACCTCCCTCTTGACCCCATCGGACTGCAGGGACACCGAGATCATGTTCACGTAGCGCTTGGACTCCTCGACCTTTGTCTCCACGATCTGGATGCCCTTCTCCTTGGCGATCATCTCGGCGTTGATGATGTTGGGCTGCTCGCCGGAGAGGTTCGAGAGCACGCCCATGAGCGCGGACACCGTGATCATCTTGGTGTCCACCGCGGCCAGCTCGCCGTGCACGGTGACCTCGATCTTGGCGATGGGGGAGTCGGTGAGCTGCACCGCGAAGGCACCCAGGCGCTCGGCCACGGAGACGAACGGAATGACCTTGGGGTCCATGCCCCGGACCGGGGCGTTGACGGCGTTGGAGATCTTGTGGTCGATGAGGAACAGCTTCACTGCCTCGGCCATCTCCACCGACACCTTCTCCTGCGCCTCCCTGGTGGACGCGCCGAGATGCGGGGTCACCACGATGTTGTCCAGGGTGAGGAGCTTGGAGCCGGCGGGCGGCTCCTTCTCGAACACGTCCAGGGCGGCGCCGGCGATCTTCTTGTCCTTAAGCGCCTCGTAGAGCGCCTCCTCGTCGATCAGCTCGCCCCTGGCGACGTTGAGTATCATGGTGGTGGGCTTCATCCTGGCGATGAGGTCCTTGTTCACCAGATGGTGAGTGCCCGGGGTCAGCGCGGCGTGGATGGTGATGACGTCGGCCTCCTCGACCACCTGCTCCAGCGGCATGAGCCTGACGCCCAGCTTGACGGCGACCTCGGGCGGGATGTAGGGGTCGTAGCCGATGAGCTTCATCCCGAAGGACTTGGAGCGCTTGGCCACCTCGCCGCCCACCCGGCCGATGCCGATGATGCCCAGCGTCTTGCCGTTAAGCTCGACGCCGGTGAACTTGGACCGCTTCCACTGCCCGGCCTTGAGGGAATCGTTGGCCGGCACCACGTTGCGGGCCAGGGCCAGCATCATGGCCATGGTGTGCTCCGCCGCGGAGATGATGTTGGCCGCAGGGGTGTTCATGACCAGAACGCCTCTCCTGGTGGCGGCCTTGACGTCGACGTTGTCCACGCCCACGCCGGCCCTGCCCACCACCTTGAGGTTCTTCCCCGCCTCGATCACGTCGGCGGTGACCTTGGTCCCGGAGCGGATGATGAGAGCATCGTACCCGCCTATGATCTTTATGAGCTCATCGTGAGGGATGTTGGGCTTGACGTCCACCTGGACCTTGCCCCCCCTCCTCAGCATTTCGAGGCCCTCTTCCGAGAGCTCGTCGGTTACAAGCAACTTGATCATTTCTGACCCTCCAATACTTCGTCGATGTTCTTGAGCAGACCCCTGACCTCTTCCACGGTCAGGTCGCCCATGTGGCCGATGCGGAACGTGGTCTCTTTGATGTCCCCATAGCCGTTGGAGATCTCGTAGCCGCGCTCCTTGAGGCCTTTCTGCAGTTTGCTGAAGTCAACGCTTCCGCGCTGTATAACAGTGATGGTGTCGGACATGTACCCGGGCTCGGCGTACAGGCCCAGGTTCTTCTTGGCCCAGTTCCGCACCATCTCGGCCATCTGGCGGTGCCGGGCGTAGCGGTTGGCCATGCCCTCCCTGAGGCACCTGTCCAGCTGGAAGTCGAGGCCGTACAGGAGCGACACGGGGGGAGTGGTGAGCGAGTAGTTCTTGTCGGCCATCTTCTTCATCTGCACCAGGTCGAAATAGTAGCCGCGGTTGGGCACGCTCTCGGCCTTCTTAAGCAGGCGGTCGGAGCAGCACATGATGGCCAGGCCCGGAGGCAGCGCCAGGGCCTTCTGGGTCCCGAACACCAGGGCGTCGGGCTCCAGCTCCCTGAGCTTCAGGTCGGTGCCGTACGCGGCGGTGACCGCGTCTATGAAGATAAAGGGGTCGTGCTTCTCCCTGACGGCCTTGGCGATCTCGCCCACCGGGTTCAGGACAGCGGTGGAAGACTCATTGGCCACCATGGTCACGGCCTCGATGCCGTCGTCGAGGTGCGGGACCACATCAGCGGGCTTGATGGCCTTGCCCCAGGCCACCTTGACCTTCCTGACGTCCTTGCCGTTCTCCGTGCCGATGCCTTGCCAGCGGTCGCCGAAGGAGCCGTTGGAGAGGCCAAGCATCCTGGAGCTGACGCCGCTGCGGACGCAGCCCTCCAGGAGCCCGGACGCGGAGGCCGGGGACATCAGGATGTTCAGGTCGGTGTCCAGGGTCTTGTGGAGCTTCTCCACTATCCCTTCCTGCAGCTTCTCGTACTCCTTGCTCCGATGGGTGATCATCGGCTTGGTCATCGATTCGAGGACCTCCTTGCGGACCTCGACAGGACCTACGGTGAACAGTGTGTGAGTCACAGACATCCCCCAAGAATTTTCCGGCGGCCGTTCAGGCGTGCCTCGGGCTGCAGGGGGACATCTGATACCGTCCTCCACATCCAGACCCGCGTCCGCGACCAGCGGCCGTCCTCATGCCCAGCATGCGCACTGTCCCTGACACTGGAAGGTAATGAAAATCCTGATGTGAGGGCATTACATCCTGTGGCATGTTGATTTCCGGTATCATGGAGATATCGATATAAAGTTTACGATGGGGCCGCTGGCGGAGAACCCTGCTCCATCCAGCGTGCGTTCGGACCTTGACCGCGGTGTCCTCATTCACAGGCCGGCGGCGGTCCTCAGCTCCTCCACGATCTTGCGGTCCCTCTCCAAGGCCGAGGAAATCCTTTGCACCGGCGCGACCTCCACATCGTAGACGTTCATTATCGGGAGGCTGGCCAAGACCTTGTCCAGCTCCAGGTTGTCCTCCAGCTCGAAGACGAAGGTGCCGGACCTCTGCCCCTCGAAGAAGCCGCCCATGACCTTGTGCTCCTTCTCCATCTCCACCAGCATCTCCAGGGACGGAATGATCTGGTCGGTGAGCATGAACGCCGCTTCCTCGGAGGAGCCGCCGTACGACTCCTCCCTCAGCTTGAAGATGACCAAGTATTGTTGGGACACGTCACTGGGTAGGGGGCCAAGGGCTCTTTATCCTTTCTCCGAAACAGGGGATGAAAAGGTGGAGGGTGCTGAAGAAAGAAGCGGGGAGGGCCCCCGGCGCCCTACGCTTCCGATTTATTCCTGGGCCCCCGCGCGGCCCTTGATCTCGGCGTCGCCGCTATCCTCCGATACGTAGCGGTCGTAGGCCCACCCTGCCGCCAGGGATACGATGGCCAGGGGGAGCGCCACCACCATGGGGTCGATGACGTTGAACGGCGAGCCCAGGAGGGTCGCCTGCTTGAACAGGGCCTGGCATATGCCCAGCTGGGACGCTTCCGACGTGTGCACGAACACCGTCCACAGGAACCAGGACACCGCCCCGATCACCAGGCTCCAGGTCGCTGCGGTCTTGGACGGCTTCTTGGAGAATATAGCCATGCAGTACGCCGGCAGGAACGCGCAGGCGCACAGCCCCATGAACATGGCCGTCGCGCGGGCGATGATGTTCCCCGGCATGACAAAGGCCAGCAGAACGGAGGCCACGATCATGACCGCGGTGGCGTAGCGGGTCGCCCTCAGGGAGGGCTTGTCGTTCAGGGACGGGTCCCCCGGCAGGAGGCGGGACACCAGCTTGGTGGTCCGGATATGCTTCCACACGTCGTAGCCGGCCGAAGTGCCCATGGTGTGGAAGATGCCGCTCAGCGTGGACATTGCCGCAGCCAGGAGCACCAGCATGAACGCCACCACGAACAGGTCGGGCATGGAGCTGTTGATGAACAGGGGGATGATCCTGTCCACGTTGCCGCCCGCCGCATCGACGGACACCATCCCCTGGTTGTTCCAGAACCACACGTTGGTCAGCGGGCCCACGGTGTACGCTACCCCTGTGGTCAGCAGGATGAAGAGAGCGCCCACGGGGATGGCCTTGGTAAGGGCCTTGTTGTCCTTGGCGGTCATGAACCTGACCACCAGCTGGGGCTGGGCCAGGACCCCGATCCCTACGCCCAGGATGATGGTGGTGACCAGGGTGAGCCATATCGGCGAGCCCATCTCGGGCATGGTGGTCCAGCTGGTCATGCCCTGGTCCACCAGGTCCGCCGGGATCAGGCCCTGGGCCCCCATCCCGGTCAGCGCGCTGTGGGCCTCGGTCACGCCTCCCAGGAGGCTGTAGGTGAGCACCAGGAGGATTATCATCCCGATGACCATGATGACGCCCTGCATGGCATCTGTGTACATCACTGCCATCAGGCCGCCCAGCACCACATAGATGGCGGTCACCAGGGCGAAGGCCAGCAGCGCCACGTTGTAATCGATGCTCAGGGTTATGCTCAGGAACTGGGAGCCGCCGATGAGCACCGCCGAGGCGTACAGCGGCATCGCTATCAGGATCATGAGGCCGGAGACGAAGTGCAGGAAGCGGGACCCGTAGCGCTTGCCCATAAGGTCCGGGAAGGTAACGGCCTTGAGCTGCTGGCCGATCCTTCTGGTCCTCTTGCCGAACACCACAAAAGCGATCAGTACGCCCAGGCCGATGTTCAGGGCGGCCAGGAATATCAGGCCCATCCCGAGCCTGGCGCTGACCCCGCCGAAGCCGACAATGGCGGAGGTGCTGATGAACGTGGCCCCGTACGATATGCCGATGATCCAGGGATGCACCTTCCTGCCGGCGAGCATGAAGTCCTCGGAGCCCTTGGTGTGCTTGTATCCCAGGTAGCCGAGGTAGGCGGTCGCCACGACGTAGAACGCGGTGAATATCCAGAACAAGGCGGGGTCGACCATTCTCACTCCTCCTCGTCCTTCTTCAACCAGCCATAGGCAATGCACGCGATGGTTAGGCCTATGGTCAGGCCGTAACCGAACAATATCGTGGGGTCTTCCAATCCTAACATGTTTCTCGCCATTGTGACGTTCAATGAGGCCGGCGCGCCTCCTATGGCCCCGAAAATCACCGTTCTCCTATTTCATTGTGCGCCATGCTAGTATGGCTCACGGTGCCTATTAGCACGTAATCTAAGTGAGCCGCGAGCTGGACTCTCTTGCCCCCAGTGATCTCAGCTTCCGCACCCGGCGGCGCGTATCACGTGAATTGCGAGACCTCGAGCAGCCTGGCCCCGCTCTCGACCAGCTTCTTGGCCGCTTCGTCGATGGACTCGACCCTCATGATGAGCACGGCACACTTCCGGCCGGAGTAGGCATAGGAATACTCAATGTTGATGCCCGCCTCCCCCAGGGTCCTGATCGCATCGTACAGCCCTCCGGGCTGGTCGGTCATCTCGATGGCCAGCACGTCGGTGTACATCACGGTAAAGCCCAGGGACTGGAGCTTGGCGTAGGCCTTCTCGGGCTTGTCCACCAGGGTGCGGATGACGCCGTAGCCGGCGCCCTCGGCAATGGAGAAGGCGTTGATGTTGACGCCCTCTTCCTTCATGGCCTTGGCCACCGCGGCCAGCCGCCCCGGCTTGTTCTCCGAGAATATGGAGAGCTGCTTGATGCGGTATTTCTCGTACATCAGATATCCCTCTTGTCCACCACGAACTTGCTCTTGCCCTCGTACCGGGGCAGCGTCCCCGGCTCCACCAGCTCGACCGTGGCGCCGACGTTCAGGGAGCCCTTGAGACGGTACTGGATGCGCTCCCTGACCTCCATGAGCTTGACGATGTTGTCGGTGAACGCTTCCTTCTTCAGCTCCACGCGGACCAGCATGGTGTCCAGCGTACCCTTGCGCTCGACGACTATCTGGAAGTGCTCGCCGACCTCTGGTACGCTCATCAAGGCATGCTGCACCTGAGACGGGAACACATTGATGCCGCGGACGATCAGCATGTCATCCACCCTCCCGTATATGCGGCGGATCTTCGGGTGCGTCCGGCCGCATGGGCACGGCTCCGTCTCCACGGCGGTGATGTCGCCGATGCGGTAGCGCACCATGGGCATGGCCTCCTTCTGCAGCATGGTGACGACCATCTCGCCCTTCTCTCCCGGCGCCACCGGCTCGCCGGTCTCGGGGTCAAGGATCTCCGTGAGCGTGATATCACCCCAGATGTGGATGCCGTCCTGCTCCGAGCATTCCGAGAACATCGGCCCGGACATCTCGGAGGTGCCGTAGCAGTTGTACCCCCTTACCCCGAGCCAATCCTGCAGGCGGTCGCGCATCCGGATGGACCAGGGCTCCCCGCCCAGCAGGCCGACCCTCAGCCTGGTGTCGTTCTTGATGGAGACGCCCATCTTCTCCGCTACCTCTCCGAGGTGCAGAAGGTACGAGGGGGTGGCGGCCATAGCGGTCACACCGAGGTCCTGTATCAGCTCGATCTGGCGCTCGGTGTTGCCCGTGGACGCCGGGATCACCGACGCGCCCAGCTTCTCGCCGGCGTAGTGGAACCCCAGGCCGCCGGTGAACAGGCCATAGGTATTGGCCACCTGGATGACATCATCGCAGGTAAGGCCGATGGATGAGAGCGACCGGGCCAGCGAGAGGGCCCAGGTGTCGACGTCCTTCTGGGTATATCCGACGATGGTCGGTTTCCCGGTGGTCCCGGAGGAGGCGTGATAGCGGACTATGTTCCTTTTGGGAGCGGAGAAGATCTTGTCAGGATAGTTGTCCCGCAGGTCCTTCTTGCTCATGAAGGGCAGCTTGCGGACGTCGTCGAGGGACCTGATGTCGCTCGGGAGGACGTTGACGGACCTCATCCTGGCGTGGTAGAAGTCATTGGTGTCGTACAGCCTGTCCACCAGGGCCTTCAGGTGCCTGTACTGTACGGCCCTGAGCTCCTCGGGGGGCATGTTCTCGATGCGGGGTTCCCAGCAAACCATCGGTTCCTCTCTCCGGATGAAGCGCTCGACAGGCCGGGGAGGCGCCGCCAAAGGAGCGCCATCGCGGTCATCCCGCCTTCTGCCAGCCCGCGACCGCCATAAAGGGTCTGACGGGTGATAGCATGGAGCATTAATAGTTTTGTTGAAAACGCATGATGGAGCGCGGGATATGGCGGGGCGGAACCTATATTTGCCTGTTTCCATTATGTTCTCCCGATGGTGGACAAGATGGATCACCTGTACGCTGTGCTTGACGACCTTGATGATGACCTCCAGGCCATGCAGGAGGACCTTGAGGCCGTGCTGTTGCTGTTGAAAGACGGGGAGATCAAGAAGGCCCAGACGATCCTCGAGGAGATGAACTCGTTCCTCATCGACTTTCTGGAGCCGGAAGAGGGATGCGAGTGTGATGACGAGGAGTGCGAGTGCTACGTCATCGAAGAGGGCGACGGGGACGGGGAAGAGCCGGAGGAAAAGCCCGCCGCCAAGCCCGAGAAGCCCGCGCCCAAGAAGAAGTGATCGGCCGCCGGGGAGCGCGGCGACGCGGCTCTCCGCCAGCGGCTTTTATTTTCTCCCATTATCCGATGGCGCAGGCGTTTCCACTGCAGCGGGGCAGCATTGACTCTATGATGCCGGCGGCCTCGTCCACGTCCGCCGCGGTGATCCCGTAGTGAGTGACGAACCGCACCAGGTGGGGCCCGAACACCGAGATCAGCAGCCCTTTCTCGGCCGCCCGGTCCCTGAACTCCTGCCCGGTGAGCCCGGTGTCGGCAACGTCGACCAGCACCATGTTGGTCTGCACCGTGCTGAGATCGATCTTGAGCCCGTCGAACATGCCCAGGTACTCGGCCAGCCGCCTGGCGTTGTCATGGTCCTCCTTCAACCGGGGGACCATCTTGTTCAGGGCGACGATGCCAGGGGCGGCGATTATCCCGGCCTGCCTCATCCCCCCGCCCAGCATCTTCCGCTTCTTCCTGGCCCTCTCGATGAAGTCGCTGTCCCCCACCACCACGGAGCCGACCGGACAGCTGAGGCCCTTGGACAGGGAGAACATCAGGGAGTCGACGTGGCGGGCATAGTCCTTCACGCCGACGTCCAGCGCCACCGCGGCGTTGAATATCCTGGCCCCGTCGATGTGCACCTTCATCCTGAGATCATGGGCGGCCTTGGCCACCTCAGCCACCTGGGAAGGCGTCCAGCAAGTGCCGCCGGCGCGGTTGTGAGTGTTCTCGATCTCCAGCAGAGTGGTGTTGGGGAAGTAGATGTCCTCCCCCCGGGCGGCCTCCTGCACCTGGGCGGCGGTGAACCTTCCCCGGTCCCCCTCGATCAGGCGGGGGGTGACCCCGGCGACGGCGGCCAGCCCGCCGACCTCGTAGTACTGGAGGTGCGAGTCCGCTTCCAGTATGACCTCATCGCCCGGCCGGCAGTGCGCCAGCACCGACACCATGTTCGCCTGGGTGCCGCTGGTGACCAGCAGGGCGGCCTCCTTGCCGAACGTTCGCGCCGCCAGCTCCTGCAGCTTGTTGATCGTGGGATCCTCGCGGAAGACGTCGTCCCCCAGCTCGGCCTCGGCGATCGCCTGCATCATATCGGGGGTGGGCAGTGTAACGGTGTCGCTCCTGAGATCGATCATCTTCATAGTATTATCTCCTGACGGGGGCCGAGGCCCCCGCGGTGGCAACGCGGAGACATTGATACGCAATAAGATTTTTGACATTAGATGACCCCCGACCGAACTACCTGGGCCGCTCGGGAAGGACAACCCTGGCGGCCGCTTCCTCGGCCTCCGCCTGCCTCAGCCTGGAAACCTGGCGCCCGGCGGACCGCTCCCCCAGGACGTTCACGGCGAAGAAGAGGGCGAAGAACGCCGCGGTGATGGCCATGGTGTAGAGCACCATGGGGTAGACATCGGTCCCCGCGACCACCGACAGCGGGAGGAGTATGACCTCTATGATCAGCAGGACGGTGAGGAGGTCCAGCTCCGCCTCCGAAATCTCCACGGCGCCATTGGCGCGCCGGAGCCTCTCGGAGATCTGCCTGTGCTCCCGCTCCGCGCGCTCGAAGCCGTCCTGCCCCTTCACAGACATGGTGCTCCCAGAACGAATCGGTGCAGGGCTCAATAAAAGCTTCCGACGTCCGTCATCCTAAGAAAGAAAATATAGCCCTGATTGGCATGTTGCAGAGGATAAGATGAAGCGGCAGCTCATGAATATTCTGGCATGCCCCGTTTGCAAGAGAACCCCCCTCGATCTGGAGGTCTTCAAGGAGAGCGACAAGGGCATCGAAGAGGGGAGGCTGACCTGCCCCCAGTGCAGGAGGGAGTACTCCATATCAGAGGGCATCCCCGACATGTTGCCCAGTGAGAAAAAGTGACGGGAAGGGGTTTGCGGAGATCCCTCATCAGAGCTTGTCGATCTGCTTGTTGGCCGCCTCGATGGCCATGACCTCG from Methanomassiliicoccus luminyensis B10 encodes:
- a CDS encoding sodium:solute symporter family protein, which gives rise to MVDPALFWIFTAFYVVATAYLGYLGYKHTKGSEDFMLAGRKVHPWIIGISYGATFISTSAIVGFGGVSARLGMGLIFLAALNIGLGVLIAFVVFGKRTRRIGQQLKAVTFPDLMGKRYGSRFLHFVSGLMILIAMPLYASAVLIGGSQFLSITLSIDYNVALLAFALVTAIYVVLGGLMAVMYTDAMQGVIMVIGMIILLVLTYSLLGGVTEAHSALTGMGAQGLIPADLVDQGMTSWTTMPEMGSPIWLTLVTTIILGVGIGVLAQPQLVVRFMTAKDNKALTKAIPVGALFILLTTGVAYTVGPLTNVWFWNNQGMVSVDAAGGNVDRIIPLFINSSMPDLFVVAFMLVLLAAAMSTLSGIFHTMGTSAGYDVWKHIRTTKLVSRLLPGDPSLNDKPSLRATRYATAVMIVASVLLAFVMPGNIIARATAMFMGLCACAFLPAYCMAIFSKKPSKTAATWSLVIGAVSWFLWTVFVHTSEASQLGICQALFKQATLLGSPFNVIDPMVVALPLAIVSLAAGWAYDRYVSEDSGDAEIKGRAGAQE
- a CDS encoding symporter small accessory protein; amino-acid sequence: MLGLEDPTILFGYGLTIGLTIACIAYGWLKKDEEE
- a CDS encoding threonine aldolase family protein yields the protein MKMIDLRSDTVTLPTPDMMQAIAEAELGDDVFREDPTINKLQELAARTFGKEAALLVTSGTQANMVSVLAHCRPGDEVILEADSHLQYYEVGGLAAVAGVTPRLIEGDRGRFTAAQVQEAARGEDIYFPNTTLLEIENTHNRAGGTCWTPSQVAEVAKAAHDLRMKVHIDGARIFNAAVALDVGVKDYARHVDSLMFSLSKGLSCPVGSVVVGDSDFIERARKKRKMLGGGMRQAGIIAAPGIVALNKMVPRLKEDHDNARRLAEYLGMFDGLKIDLSTVQTNMVLVDVADTGLTGQEFRDRAAEKGLLISVFGPHLVRFVTHYGITAADVDEAAGIIESMLPRCSGNACAIG
- a CDS encoding methytransferase partner Trm112 is translated as MKRQLMNILACPVCKRTPLDLEVFKESDKGIEEGRLTCPQCRREYSISEGIPDMLPSEKK
- a CDS encoding phenylacetate--CoA ligase family protein, which produces MVCWEPRIENMPPEELRAVQYRHLKALVDRLYDTNDFYHARMRSVNVLPSDIRSLDDVRKLPFMSKKDLRDNYPDKIFSAPKRNIVRYHASSGTTGKPTIVGYTQKDVDTWALSLARSLSSIGLTCDDVIQVANTYGLFTGGLGFHYAGEKLGASVIPASTGNTERQIELIQDLGVTAMAATPSYLLHLGEVAEKMGVSIKNDTRLRVGLLGGEPWSIRMRDRLQDWLGVRGYNCYGTSEMSGPMFSECSEQDGIHIWGDITLTEILDPETGEPVAPGEKGEMVVTMLQKEAMPMVRYRIGDITAVETEPCPCGRTHPKIRRIYGRVDDMLIVRGINVFPSQVQHALMSVPEVGEHFQIVVERKGTLDTMLVRVELKKEAFTDNIVKLMEVRERIQYRLKGSLNVGATVELVEPGTLPRYEGKSKFVVDKRDI